The Setaria viridis chromosome 2, Setaria_viridis_v4.0, whole genome shotgun sequence DNA window AGTGTAAGCTTTCAAGTCTGAGCATGTCTCACTAGAGTTCATTTGCTTTCTCCCGCAAGCCGCAAAACGACATTCTTGCAGCATACTCCAACGCAACGGGTCCAGATCAAATCCAAGTCCAACCACCCGAGAGAACGCTAGCATGCAACTATGGAGAGGGATTGAGGAGCGGTCAGGCAGTCCGTGCAAAGGGACTCTGATTCGGTGGCTAGAATGGCTAGTGTTGAAGCAGGGCCACTGAATTTCCACAGCAGAGGAAGAAGTTTGTGGGAACACAACGTTCACTCTTCACCGCGCTTTGTTGGAGCAACAAAGTGGCCAGACAAAACCACCTCTCTAATGTTGCTACCGCCACAGTTGGCGTCAGCTTGGTGGTTTCTGGAATTTCCCATGCACCCATACCCGCTGCATCTTCTTCCCATTCTTTCGGTTCACTGACTTGACACAGCAGTACTCCAGCTCCAACTGCAGAGCGGTGGGCAAATGTAAGTAAGCGTTTTGTAAACTTGGATTCAGAATGATGTATAACTACATAGGCAATAGATATGCAAGGAAACTCcaataaataaacaatataataagTGACCAGACAAAACAGAGTATGATTATAGCAGCTTGTTGATGAATTTGGAAGAAACACTGAACCATGGAAGATCTGTACCTAACTataatacaaaattatatatcaCAACTGCACATTGTAATTGATACAATGCACAATTCTTATGTAAAACTACAGTGCATTAGATCCATACAGAACATTTCTATTTCAATAAGCATACGAAACAATCAGTCAAGTCTAAAAAAACTCAATTCAATAATTTTGTACACCAACATGAGGCATCAAGAGCCGCATTGGGCATGATGGAAGTGGTCAAACTTCAAAAGGTAACATTCTAACCCTGAAAAATGTTGAAGAATTTGAGAGTTACCTCTACTAGCCCAGCAGCATGAAAGAGTTCTCTCACAGTGTCCAATGTGAAGAAGTATGACAAGGTGCCATCTGACCGCATATATTCCCGAAACCCTACTCTTTGATGAGGTAAGAACCGAAGCATTGTCATGTCATAAAGacctaataaaaaaaaagagctgtCAGAGACTAGTTTGTCATAAGCAATGTGAAATTATACCATTGTATGTCTATAAGCAATTACCATAATCCCTAAACAGAAGGAGGCCACCTGGTTTCAGAACAGAAACACACTGCTCTATAGTACTTGGCATTATGGCGAAGGGTATGGCTGATAATGTGAATATCTGCCACCAAAAAGAATGAAGAAAACCACAGCATATaatatatttacaaacacaagtaggcatattttaaaaattttgcTTTCCAAAGTACATTCAGAACTAAAAATTTGCAATACAATTTAAAAGATACAGGCATAGGTACATCATGATGAATAATTAAAAGGAtgcaaaaaaacaaacaaccaACCTAATAGCACCACATGCAAAAGATCAACCTACCATGGTGATAAAATCCATGCCGCCGACACAACATTGATTCTCTCTCAGGAAGCCTGGGTGCTCTTTTCTCATTTTATGATGACTTGCATCTGAAAACAAAAATGTTATGCAGAGTTCAGAACTAGGTAGTGCAAAAAGAAAACTCAAATAAAGGGCTTAATTAAATGAataaccaagaaaaattcagCAGCCTTTCCATGTGAACTTTTACAGGCAATGCAGCATAGCCAATCTGGAAAAGTTTCTTTAGAAACATCCATTAGAAAGGGCTGGAACCTATCCTTGATATCAATCCCTTTTGTATTGGATATAATCTCATTTGCCTTCTCGAGAGTGTCTTTACTACAGTCACAAGCAAAGACAGTAATGCTTTCACTAGACCTGAAGAAACCATACATTATGATGGTGTAGCCATTAGGAATTAAGTTCCAGTTAATATAACAAAAGATgatagaacaaaaaatacaggACAGAGAGTGCGACATATTCAGGACCATATATTTGTTGGACGCAATCCTAGCAACACTGCAACACATCACATTTGGAAGGAAAGATTTGAAGTATCATAAATCTCTATCAGCATGCAAAACTTGAAAGTGAGTTTAGAATTACAAAGCATCCGTCCATTGTCTTTTAAGAACAGGTGACTTTTTTTCCTTGAacaggcaggagagctgcccgTCATCATTAAATTAAGAAGAAgatgaaagaaaagaacaatAAAACAAGTCCATACCAACAACTCAGTGAATGTTTACAATCAAAGCTATTTTGCTGAACAAAATCATAGTTCTGAGGACATTACCGTAGTAGGGAAACAGCGGTGCTTCCATTCCCACATCCCACTTCTAAAATCTTGGAATAATCTTTACTGTTAGGCAGTTCAGGAAATTCCTTAAGCAAATATCTCCTTTCCTGTACAAGCAACATAGGAACATGAACTTGACAtgaatcacaattcacaaagtgTCAACGTCTAATGCCGCAAACTCTTTAGTTCATATTCAGTCTGAATGTCTGACACATTGGTTCTGCATGTATCTTTGCCGACTTGACGAGTAATCAGTCAGGCATGCCATTTTTCGAATCTAATTTACTGATGAACAATGGGCaggaaattaaagaaaatgttgGAAAAAACTATGGCACAATAAAAACAAATGCATAATTTTAATAATCATAAGGTCATTCTGGTGCAGATGAAAATCCTATTTCTGAGCCTGACTATGTATAGTGCACAGGTATTAGTGTTATATTCGTACATGTATAGCGCGCAAGTATTAGTGTTATATTCATACATGTATAGCGCACAAGTAAAAGACCAACAAAGGCACTATTTCCCAGTTTTCTATGGTGGCCTAGTCAATGCTGCATAACCCGGGTGTTGAACAGAAAACCAAACATTGCTATCTGAAGGCTCATTCCACTCAGAAGTTTAGAAATATAAATTTGTTTGAGAGTTCTGAGAGAATGGTACAGAACATAAAAAACTGCTATCCAGAAGAGGTTCCGTTCCATTTGGTTTGTTCCTCTATCCACTTTGCAACTGGCACTCTTTCCTTGATGAATGAAAAAAGATATGTATATGATTAAGACAGTGAATCTCTAATCAACCCTGTTCCATCCAAATATGGGTGCTGTCAATTCATCGCACGCCTAACTCCAAGGCACAGCTCTGAACTGAAAATTGATGAAGAACAGCAATCTAAATCAGACGAAACAGACGGTCCAGACTGACGTTTTCCTAGTAATTCCTACTAGTCCTGATTGGATAAGCAGATGCACAGTTCTGAAAGGAAACGGAAAAAAGTATCTGCAAAGGGGGTGGAGAGGCAACCTTGAAGAACTTGCCGGACGCGTGGCGACGGTGGAAACTTCTCCAGGCCTCCGACGAAGGCTGCGGCTGCGAGGTAGTGCTTGCGGCAGGGACGCGAAATGGGGAGAGGTGGTAGGAGAAGGCAGGGTCGGATTCCACCTCCGCCTTGAGGTCCTCCCACTCGAAGTCGTGTGAATGgtactccgcctccgcctcgtcctTGCCGGCGTTCTCCAGTTGGCCTCCCGCTTCTTCCACTTCCATGGAGGCCCTGCTTGTTGCCGAATTAGCAAGATCCACGGGGACTTCACCGAGGGAGCTCAAGTCACCGGGAGGCCGGgaggggagccgccgccgcaggtacGGGAAGGGGTGAGCAGGCGTAAACCTCCGACGGTAATATATTGTTAAAGTAAGGGAAACGGGGCAAAAGGACAAAAAGGAACAAAACCTTGAAAAAGTACCGTGGCGGACAGGATTTTCATATCGAGTGTACCCGATGAACCGAATAATGATTCTATAAAAACATTTGAAGTTCCACGAAAGCAAAAGTAGAAATCAAATAGTCACATAATCATACAATATCACGTACTATTTATTCTCAATTAAAAGCATTCACGTACGGGAGTAGAGGGCCTGTCCTGCGCCTGGTGGTTTTACCCCCGGTTGAAGGATCCGGGATTAAAGATCCCcattttgtctcgattggtttattccggatggattttcaggagatttgcaccctaccaaccgggactaatactgaGTTCTCTACTGGTGATTGACCTCTCATTTTGTTTTTCTCGTTCTGTTTCCAAGCTTATTCTTCACAAAATCTATTGATGAAAATTCTCTTTGAACGTTTGCAGTTGCAACCGGTAGCAGTAGCACCAATTTAAGAAATTTGTGGACATATATATGTGTATAACATCCATCTTTATTTCAACAAGCAACACTAAAAGCTCGCCAATATTTTTTGCTAAACCACTATCCCTACACACATCAGTGATGAAGTTACTAAGTTGGTAAGATAGACGCTCAACTCCATAACTGAATGACTAAGAAGTTTTTAGGATATAATTTAGTAAGTTCTATCATGTTATTCTTGTCAAAGGGAGCAAAACAGAGCTACACTATATAAGGTTTTTGGTTGACTGAGAGCTTACCATAAAACAAAATagcaactctctctctctattgCCAATCACCTACAGCAATAGCTGGCACACACGGCTAGCCCTGCCCAGCACCGGCGGCGGTCGCCCCACTCACAAGGAGCCTCCTTTGCATCCGTGATTGCCTTGGCCAATGAGGCTTTGCCGCGTCGCGCAAAATCGCCAATTGCCGAATGCTAGTACTGATGAGGGAGGAACAGAGGAGCAGAACGCTAATGATGACCAGCGAGGCAGCGACGCTCGACTACTGTGCAAAATGCAAACTGCGCGTGCGTGTGCTAACTTTTATCAGGCAACCATCACCTAGCAAGCCGGCCAAACATGGGAGGGTGAGGCAAACCCAACCTGTAAAGTGGACTGTTTTGTTTATCTGGACTCCAATGTATACAGACTGACCAAAATATGACTATATGTATATGTGGATGCATACCcaatgtaattttttttaatcaaaattaTTAGGTGTACTGTGTACATCTATACACCCATGTTCACGTACTAAGGTCCGCCGCTGTCCCTTCGTTCTATCAAATCTGAACAATTCTTCTTTTATAGTCTTATTATTTCAGTTATGTCTCGAGCATAACGTGAAACCCTCTAATGTTCCTTGCAAGATTAATGCGAGAAAGTTTATATTGGTAAGGACTACAATTATTCTTTTATAGTCTTATTATTTCAGTTATATCTCGAAAATAACGTGCAACCTTCTAATGTTCCTTGCAAGATTAATGCGAGAAAGTTTATATTGGTAACGTGAGTCCTTAATGGATCGTTTGTTTTACGAGGAATAGTTGATAACAAATTTAAATGGATGATAATTATAAGTGTTTTATTTAGTAATTGTGTTAAGATGAAATAGGTTTATCAAAAGAAAATGGGAAGTATTTGATTTGGGAGATGATCTATTTATTTTTACCATTGCTTTGATAACTCTCACCTTCTCAACCTTAGTTTTTGGGTAAGAAAATGTCAATTCGACCAAATAAATCTTTACCAAGACGAATGTCTAAGTGACTTTATAAGAAGAATATGACATGCCTTCTGATTTTTCCATGTATTCACTGGACAACATATCCAGGCGCCTGAATTCTTTTCCACGTAAAATAAAGATCAGGCGCCaattttattctattttttctAAACCAAAGCGAAAGGACCTCTAGCCTAGTTGATAGAGCATTCAGCAGGTCTGAGTTCGACTCCCTGTGAGAGCGAATTAAATGAGTTAGGAATAAAAATTATAcaaaaataggtaggggcttccctagtgacttcggtcaaaaaaatTTCTTAACCATAGTTCctacaataataataaatttCTTTTTGTACTTCAAGTTACTTTCTTTATTTTCATCGTTAGAGCTCTCATTTTTAACaaccattctaaaatttctctaacAAAAATAATTCTTTTCTTGCTACATGTACATGCTACAAAAACTCTACGTAATGATCTGAACTAAGGTACTGATCTTGATGAAGAGGTCAGCAGCTACCCTCCAGATCGGTGGAGATGTGAACAGGTGGAAAGCGAGTGCTCTCTTGACACTTATGTCCAACTCATTACCCAACCACTCCGCACAAAAACAATTCGCTGCCGTCCGTCCTATTTCTATATGTTTGTTCTCCTCTCTATGTTTGAAACCTTGGATCTGCAGACTAGCTTGGTGATTGTGACTAGACCTTGTCGTATGATTCTTTCGTCCCGTTATATAGCCAGTCCTGGCCATATCTTCCTTGTGGAGTGAGGCAAAATGTtcagtttttttaaaaagaaaaaatagggGCTAAGAATCATCATGGCCGTGGTCGGTCTTGGTCTCTTCCATATGGTTTTACTAAGTAGGTTTCGATGACATCTCGATATCATGAGAAGTAGGTTTCGACGACATCTCGACATAATTGGTTAGTAAGGTTCTTAATATGAAAAGTCGTCGATGCATTTTAGGTTTATATTAGTTAGTGATGCAGTACATACCAATAACTAAAACTAGAAGTAAGCTGTGTGCTGCTATATAGAGGCTGGAAACAATTTCTTTATTTTAAAAAACAGGAGTTTTAGAGCAGTTCATCGAGAAACAATTTTCCTGAAAAATTACTAGAGTGTTCTTAAACAAATAAAATCGAATTATGATTAAACTGATTAGCTCA harbors:
- the LOC117843540 gene encoding uncharacterized protein isoform X2, whose product is MEVEEAGGQLENAGKDEAEAEYHSHDFEWEDLKAEVESDPAFSYHLSPFRVPAASTTSQPQPSSEAWRSFHRRHASGKFFKERRYLLKEFPELPNSKDYSKILEVGCGNGSTAVSLLRSSESITVFACDCSKDTLEKANEIISNTKGIDIKDRFQPFLMDVSKETFPDWLCCIAYASHHKMRKEHPGFLRENQCCVGGMDFITMIFTLSAIPFAIMPSTIEQCVSVLKPGGLLLFRDYGLYDMTMLRFLPHQRVGFREYMRSDGTLSYFFTLDTVRELFHAAGLVELELEYCCVKSVNRKNGKKMQRVWVHGKFQKPPS
- the LOC117843540 gene encoding uncharacterized protein isoform X1 — encoded protein: MEVEEAGGQLENAGKDEAEAEYHSHDFEWEDLKAEVESDPAFSYHLSPFRVPAASTTSQPQPSSEAWRSFHRRHASGKFFKERRYLLKEFPELPNSKDYSKILEVGCGNGSTAVSLLRSSESITVFACDCSKDTLEKANEIISNTKGIDIKDRFQPFLMDVSKETFPDWLCCIACKSSHDASHHKMRKEHPGFLRENQCCVGGMDFITMIFTLSAIPFAIMPSTIEQCVSVLKPGGLLLFRDYGLYDMTMLRFLPHQRVGFREYMRSDGTLSYFFTLDTVRELFHAAGLVELELEYCCVKSVNRKNGKKMQRVWVHGKFQKPPS